One Parageobacillus sp. KH3-4 genomic region harbors:
- a CDS encoding SIR2 family protein, which translates to MSKIVWPENLIEEIAYRRAILFLGSGVSATAVNDEGKSPETWGDFLKNIKNLIINNARPEDLDFINRMIDQENYLLALQAIYDLCDSGAFSKYLKDKFSRGRFKPSPVHKAIKAIDSKIVITTNFDKIYDNFCNEPHYVIYDYQKTKSIIANIKSPENVIIKAHGSIDDTDEIIFTSKQYYEAQEKYPEFYSLLKALFQTHTVLFLGYSLNDPDINLVLQSIRNTSSSAAPHYIVIKEGVSKHIIKHWEDTYNVRCLEYGPSHDNFQENIEELKNLVLGLREERKIP; encoded by the coding sequence ATGAGTAAGATAGTTTGGCCAGAAAATTTGATAGAAGAAATAGCATATAGAAGGGCAATATTGTTTTTGGGCTCAGGAGTGTCTGCTACAGCTGTAAATGACGAAGGAAAATCTCCAGAAACATGGGGAGATTTTCTGAAGAACATAAAAAATTTGATTATTAATAATGCAAGACCAGAAGATTTGGATTTTATTAATAGAATGATAGATCAAGAAAATTATCTGCTAGCATTACAAGCAATTTATGATTTATGTGATTCAGGAGCATTTAGTAAGTATTTAAAGGATAAATTCTCAAGAGGGAGATTTAAGCCGTCTCCTGTGCATAAAGCAATTAAGGCAATAGATAGCAAAATTGTGATTACAACGAATTTCGACAAAATTTATGATAATTTTTGTAACGAACCGCACTATGTAATATATGATTATCAAAAAACAAAATCAATTATTGCAAATATAAAATCTCCAGAAAATGTGATTATTAAAGCGCACGGGTCAATTGATGATACAGATGAAATAATATTTACATCCAAACAATACTATGAAGCTCAAGAAAAGTACCCAGAGTTTTATTCTTTACTAAAGGCACTTTTCCAAACTCACACTGTACTATTTCTCGGATATAGTTTAAATGATCCAGATATTAATCTAGTGTTACAATCAATACGGAACACATCAAGTAGTGCAGCTCCTCACTACATTGTTATAAAAGAGGGGGTATCAAAGCACATAATTAAACATTGGGAGGATACATATAATGTTAGGTGTCTAGAATATGGACCGAGCCACGATAATTTCCAAGAGAACATTGAAGAACTTAAGAACTTAGTTTTAGGTTTGAGAGAAGAACGTAAGATACCGTAA